The following proteins are co-located in the Acropora palmata chromosome 11, jaAcrPala1.3, whole genome shotgun sequence genome:
- the LOC141859050 gene encoding histone-lysine N-methyltransferase SMYD3-like, with product MADSEVLGRVYEMFECSKGRGLRALKSLKPAEDILHSTPSVFVLSNNMRGYCCDFCFAKRDDIQRCSRCKFFRYCDRECQKKAWKEHKIECERIRQVSPNRPTDLVLLIAKIIHKRQLDKTFCADLTNLVSHRDQLRQSKKDTFSAILAVLVKFLGQKKFQEISPPELFEIFGKITCNSFTICDSELQPLGVGIYIKASYLNHSCHPNCVAVFNGTTLVIHATEHIKQGDELTISYTELLCPSYQRKEELMSRYWFECQCSKCTSSVKEDRLMLSLKCFDPACSGALLHCLDGDSLASCHTCGKRLEDKSVMAKAESLMVKSKETLKQIEVLSKKGDHKAVLDLAEEILAQQKGLFHKLHHMKISMLDKAMDACIYLEMWDSALAYGLETMDSYKLYYPRYHPVVGIQLFRIGKLQVYLDKIDEGFESLLQAEAILRVTHGIHHPLVMELREMVAKTLHEVRGKEK from the exons ATGGCGGACTCAGAAGTGCTTGGAAGGGTGTATGAGATGTTTGAATGTTCGAAAGGACGCGGTCTGCGTGCTTTGAAATCATTGAAACCTGCTGAAGATATTCTGCACTCAACTCCCTCAGTGTTTGTCTTAAGCAATAATATGCGAGGCTACTGCTGCGACTTTTGTTTCGCGAAAAGAGATGATATCCAGCGTTGCTCGAGGTGTAAGTTCTTTCGGTACTGTGACAGAGAATGCCAAAAAAAGGCTTGGAAGGAGCATAAAATCGAATGCGAACGCATACGTCAAGTCTCACCAAATAGGCCTACAGATCTTGTTCTTctcattgcaaaaattattcacaagAGGCAACTGGATAAAACTTTTTGCGCGGACTTGACTAACCTAGTGTCACATCGGGATCAGCTCAGGCAATCGAAGAAAGACACTTTCTCCGCCATTTTAGCAGTTCTGGTAAAATTTTTAGGCCAGAAGAAGTTTCAAGAGATTTCACCTCCGGagttatttgaaatatttgggAAAATAACATGCAACAGTTTCACAATTTGTGATAGCGAATTACAACCGCTAG GTGTTGGTATCTACATCAAAGCTTCTTATCTGAATCACTCATGTCATCCAAACTGTGTTGCAGTATTTAATGGAACGACTCTCGTTATTCATGCAACAGAACATATTAAACAAGGAGATGAGCTGACAATAAGCTACACTGAATTGCTTTGCCCAAGTTATCAGAGAAAGGAAGAGTTAATGAGTCGATACTGGTTTGAGTGTCAGTGTTCTAAGTGTACGTCATCTGTGAAGGAAGACAGGCTCATGTTAAGTCTAAAGTGCTTTGATCCAGCTTGCAGTGGAGCATTACTTCACTGTCTTGATG GAGATTCTTTGGCTTCTTGCCATACTTGTGGAAAACGCCTTGAAGACAAAAGTGTCATGGCAAAGGCAGAATCATTGATGGTAAAgtcaaaagaaactttgaagcAAATTGAAGTACTAAGCAAAAAAGGTGATCATAAAGCTGTACTTGACCTTGCAGAAGAAATATTAGCACAACAGAAAGGACTTTTTCACAAGCTTCATCACATGAAGATCAGTATGCTGGATAAGGCTATGGATGCTTGTATTTACCTAGAGATGTGGGACTCTGCACTAGCATATGGACTAGAAACAATGGATAGCTATAAGCTCTACTATCCAAGATACCACCCAGTTGTTGGAATTCAGTTGTTTAGAATAG GGAAACTGCAAGTGTATCTGGACAAGATAGATGAAGGGTTTGAATCTTTGTTGCAAGCAGAAGCTATTCTCAGAGTAACTCATGGAATACACCATCCCCTGGTAATGGAGCTTAGAGAGATGGTAGCAAAGACCTTACATGAAGTCAGAGGTAAAGAGAAGTAA